DNA from Osmia bicornis bicornis unplaced genomic scaffold, iOsmBic2.1, whole genome shotgun sequence:
atttgttgaaatcgtgaaagaaaatagtgaagggtaatatttcaacttttttatgtgagcctataatgaaaatttaaaacatgTCTTTCGTTTGTCGCAATTTtcggaattttaattattctaatttctAAGTGCATTACCGATCTCGCTGAAatttcagcatacacataaACTTATTCGAATCTAccaaagacatattttaattttcattataggctcacataaaaaaattgaaatattaccgttgtaacgtggtgacactcGTGCCTCCCCCCCCCCTCCgggcccgccggtgtcgggccgatgaaggcgacggactgacccaccgaggaccaccctcaacaggagcttcgaggctgGCGACAGATACCCATCCCTCCAGCGAACACGTGGGACTTCCAAAAACTCCTATGAAGCTGCCCAAAGGCTTACGCAAACGTCCACCcagagccatctgtcgccgagcccgaagacctcagcccacccgtcattGAAGGatgtccgtcagccccatcgacctcGATCACCGGtatatcgaagatcgataatcgatccatcccattgccggaagaggcccccttcctagACCCATCCCCTCTCCAAAATATCCCacgacggtctcgtcgtcgcggcggcgacgacgagctGTCATTAAGCCCTAGGCTACCATATAGAGATTTTGTATAGAGTGCGAAAGCGATTTAAGAAAGCGATTAGCGAGTTTGGCGACGACTTTGAAGTGAGAGTGCGAGTTTGATGTGAGGTGTTTTGGGCGAGCCCTTTTGATTGCCTAAAATTGTATTTCGGTATtctgagtttcggcaacgacCACCTTCTCTTTTCGACCCCCCATGTCGAGATTCCCTTTTGTCAatctacgcgtaacgtaacgGACTTCCTACGAACCCTCCCCAGCCCCGAGACCTCCCTTCCCCTGACAATCCTCCTGGCGTACTTCCTCGCGAaatattgtaaggacgtaagtgccacgaccCCCATCCAGTATGAACGCCGGAAAACCCCTTTCCCCTTTTGATTGAGATCGCCacagcgagtggctggcgcccaacgaaaTTTGTATTGCGAAAAGCGCCCCCGGTATAGAGTGCACCCACGTTACGGAACGGGTCACACCGTTCactatatttttctttcacgatttcaacaaattgtaattttttaaaacgacaaaagcacatatttcagtaaattaatttttattagcttctcaaaaacctcaagtcatttggtccaattgtAATGAGTTTTCTCTTTTAAACGGTGTACGCAGACTTTTTAGAGCTACtttatgtttaatttgttGACACGTCGCCGTCACAAGAATTTGCAAATATAATgttgtttaaagaatttgcTATTATTCGTGAAAGCGTTGCCGGCCGCCTTGCGATGCCCAAATAGTAACCAATTTTTGACTATGATATTCGTAATTAgcgtataaaaaaaaagtaagaatACTAACTTTCAAAAAAATAGGGGGTGAGTGCTTTTCGGAACTTTATTCACAAATTCggattattttactttaattaataaaagtttctttttctttcgtttttcatAAACAGATGCAGGACGAACAATCGAATAATCGTAAGTATAATTCCAActtcaattgaaaatgaatatattaCATGATTCAAAATATGGATGTAACATATATATTTCCCTCTTGTCTTTCAGAAAACCCAATGATGAATATGATGCTGCAattgcagcagcagctgcagCATCAGCAGGAGCAGCGGGAGCGGGAGCGGCAGGAGCAGGAGCGGCTGCAGCAAAGGCTGGACCCACCAACTACCTCCTTCAGCAACGatggaaaagaggaggaggaggatgcGAAGGCGCAACGCAGTAAGTATCAAAGATCCCATCCAACAAATAATTAACCAATTTGCGTcataaataaaactttaattctaaaatACATAACTGTTCAAATTTTACAttacagaaagaggaacggCTGCAGGGAAAAGGCGGAACCCCTACCGCGGGAGATGGCCGAGGGGAGGAAGAAGAGGCGGCAGGGGCCGAcctaataaatattatatttcttttgcgTAAATAAATCATTCTTTTAAAAACAATCATTGTTAGTATGTATAATCTGCCTTGCCTTTTTAgttaatatgtatttttattttatttagttatGTAAGGTACCTTTTCATATATACAGTGGACCGCAAAAGTATTCGTCCACcttttaaaacagaatacctcgcTTAAAACTGGACCAAATAACTTAaggtttctcgagaagctacaa
Protein-coding regions in this window:
- the LOC114882600 gene encoding transmembrane protein FAM155A-like, whose amino-acid sequence is MQDEQSNNQNPMMNMMLQLQQQLQHQQEQRERERQEQERLQQRLDPPTTSFSNDGKEEEEDAKAQRKRGTAAGKRRNPYRGRWPRGGRRGGRGRPNKYYISFA